One stretch of Ficedula albicollis isolate OC2 chromosome 7, FicAlb1.5, whole genome shotgun sequence DNA includes these proteins:
- the PPIL3 gene encoding peptidyl-prolyl cis-trans isomerase-like 3 isoform X1 codes for MAVTLHTDVGDIKIELFCERTPKTCENFLALCASNYYNGCVFHRNIKGFMVQTGDPLGTGKGGNSIWGKKFEDEFSEYLKHSVRGVVSMANNGPNTNGSQFFITYGKQPHLDMKYTVFGKVIDGLETLDELEKLPVNEKTYRPLNDVRAVSEIDETLPSQKIKEDI; via the exons ATG GCTGTCACACTGCATACTGATGTGGGAGATATTAAAATTGAACTATTCTGTGAGCGTACTCCAAAGACCTGTGAA AATTTCCTGGCTCTTTGTGCTAGTAACTACTACAATGGATGCGTATTTCACCGAAATATAAAGGGCTTCATGGTTCAGACGGGGGATCCATTAG GCACTGGGAAAGGAGGTAACAGCATCTGGGGCAAGAAGTTTGAAGATGAATTCAGTGAATATCTAAAG CACAGTGTCCGTGGGGTAGTTTCCATGGCAAACAATGGTCCCAACACCAATGGATCACAGTTCTTCATCACTTATGGCAAACAGCCACACCTGGACATGAAGTACACAGTGTTTGGAAA AGTTATTGATGGTTTGGAGACCCTGGATGAGCTGGAGAAGCTGCCTGTGAATGAGAAAACCTATCGACCTCTAAATGAT gtGAGAGCAGTGTCAGAAATAGATGAAACTTTGCCCTCCCAGAAGATTAAAGAAGATATTTAG
- the PPIL3 gene encoding peptidyl-prolyl cis-trans isomerase-like 3 isoform X2, whose translation MAVTLHTDVGDIKIELFCERTPKTCENFLALCASNYYNGCVFHRNIKGFMVQTGDPLGTGKGGNSIWGKKFEDEFSEYLKHSVRGVVSMANNGPNTNGSQFFITYGKQPHLDMKYTVFGKVIDGLETLDELEKLPVNEKTYRPLNDVRIKDITIHANPFAL comes from the exons ATG GCTGTCACACTGCATACTGATGTGGGAGATATTAAAATTGAACTATTCTGTGAGCGTACTCCAAAGACCTGTGAA AATTTCCTGGCTCTTTGTGCTAGTAACTACTACAATGGATGCGTATTTCACCGAAATATAAAGGGCTTCATGGTTCAGACGGGGGATCCATTAG GCACTGGGAAAGGAGGTAACAGCATCTGGGGCAAGAAGTTTGAAGATGAATTCAGTGAATATCTAAAG CACAGTGTCCGTGGGGTAGTTTCCATGGCAAACAATGGTCCCAACACCAATGGATCACAGTTCTTCATCACTTATGGCAAACAGCCACACCTGGACATGAAGTACACAGTGTTTGGAAA AGTTATTGATGGTTTGGAGACCCTGGATGAGCTGGAGAAGCTGCCTGTGAATGAGAAAACCTATCGACCTCTAAATGATGTTCGCATCAAAGACATTACAATTCATGCCAACCCTTTTGCTCTGTAG